From one Thalassoroseus pseudoceratinae genomic stretch:
- a CDS encoding diacylglycerol/polyprenol kinase family protein produces the protein MDQLHHLFPTNYLLTLVIHNVVLAAWCWLLGLAVLEFGVKVNYTRKLNHFVLFMLPIALAPLLPYEPNVWTISASAVVFLATTAIFSRPIRERFSIVRTAFASVDRPEDRPYTLCWIITQALAAYATLVGVFFVLRAWGDPRLITIPLLITAIGDGLAEPVGVRFGRHRYRVMSWVSGREYVRSWEGSACVLVSSVVILLCMSSLLTTTQLICLLLFLPPLMTLIEAVAPHSWDAPFLYVVGGGTIAIVLLVFPTPGMATASLSHAEALMN, from the coding sequence ATGGATCAACTTCACCACCTATTTCCAACAAACTATTTACTCACGCTCGTCATCCACAATGTGGTTTTGGCGGCGTGGTGTTGGTTGTTGGGGTTGGCCGTTCTTGAGTTCGGTGTGAAAGTCAATTACACCCGGAAACTCAATCACTTCGTGCTGTTCATGCTGCCGATTGCGTTGGCCCCGCTACTGCCTTACGAACCGAATGTGTGGACGATCTCCGCCAGTGCAGTGGTTTTTCTAGCGACCACGGCCATTTTCTCCCGTCCGATTCGGGAACGCTTTTCGATCGTTCGCACGGCATTTGCGAGCGTTGATCGTCCTGAAGACCGGCCATACACCCTCTGCTGGATTATCACGCAGGCACTCGCTGCATATGCGACGTTGGTGGGCGTTTTCTTCGTGCTACGGGCGTGGGGTGATCCGAGACTGATCACCATTCCCCTGCTCATCACCGCCATCGGTGACGGACTCGCGGAACCGGTCGGCGTACGGTTCGGGCGGCATCGCTACCGTGTCATGTCCTGGGTGAGCGGCCGCGAATATGTTCGCTCGTGGGAAGGCAGTGCTTGCGTCTTGGTGTCGAGTGTAGTCATTCTTTTGTGCATGTCGTCGCTACTGACCACCACGCAACTCATTTGCCTTCTTCTATTTCTGCCCCCTTTGATGACGCTGATCGAAGCCGTCGCACCGCACTCCTGGGATGCTCCGTTTCTGTATGTTGTCGGTGGCGGGACCATTGCCATCGTGTTGCTCGTCTTCCCGACACCGGGAATGGCAACGGCGTCGCTATCTCACGCGGAGGCATTGATGAATTGA
- a CDS encoding TIGR02996 domain-containing protein codes for MPQDSAFLEAILADPDEDLPRLIYADWLDEQGDPRGEFIRIQCELFQRSDDVPFLQNEIWRLPQRKRDDDHWNALKSRERELLSAHEADWIQPLKSIQTRDWKQFYFLRGFVEHGWFSVRDWKSHGEEILDQAPLLDSLDLRGFESRMGTIVELESLQKIRRLTLEGYFQGFSTDSPLTMGADGAAYLAETPHLLNLREIRLRENDIRDAGLRHLCQSRHFGSLELLDLQRNQITDEGITEIIRSHAFPKLRSLNLQSNELTESGFWSLVNSPLPDRMDYIDLRNIRELRRIRAQHPELPDSILI; via the coding sequence ATGCCCCAGGATTCCGCGTTTCTTGAAGCGATTCTAGCCGATCCAGACGAGGATCTTCCTCGCTTGATTTACGCCGATTGGCTGGATGAACAAGGGGATCCTCGGGGCGAATTCATCCGCATTCAATGCGAATTGTTTCAGCGTTCTGACGATGTTCCATTTCTCCAGAACGAGATTTGGCGATTGCCACAACGGAAACGCGACGACGATCATTGGAATGCCTTGAAGTCTCGTGAACGGGAATTGCTTTCCGCCCATGAGGCCGATTGGATCCAACCGCTGAAATCCATTCAGACACGGGATTGGAAGCAATTCTATTTTCTGCGGGGGTTCGTCGAACACGGATGGTTTTCTGTTCGGGATTGGAAGAGTCACGGTGAAGAAATTTTGGACCAGGCTCCCCTGCTCGACAGTCTCGACTTGCGAGGTTTCGAGTCGCGGATGGGCACCATCGTGGAGTTGGAATCCCTGCAGAAAATTCGCCGCCTGACTCTCGAAGGGTATTTCCAAGGGTTCTCGACTGATAGCCCGCTCACCATGGGTGCCGATGGGGCCGCGTATTTGGCCGAGACGCCGCATCTGCTGAATCTCCGGGAAATTCGACTCCGAGAAAACGACATTCGCGATGCGGGTCTGCGTCACCTTTGCCAATCCCGTCATTTCGGAAGCTTGGAATTACTCGATCTCCAGCGAAACCAGATCACTGACGAAGGTATTACAGAAATCATTCGCAGCCATGCGTTTCCGAAATTACGGTCGTTGAATTTGCAATCCAATGAACTAACGGAAAGCGGGTTTTGGAGCCTCGTGAACTCGCCGCTTCCGGATCGCATGGACTACATCGACCTGCGAAATATCCGCGAATTGCGTCGCATCCGTGCACAACATCCGGAACTCCCCGATTCAATTTTGATTTGA
- the cimA gene encoding citramalate synthase, whose product MARIQLYDTTLRDGSQGEGVNFSLQDKLQITLKLDELGFDFIEGGYPLSNQKDAEYFQQVRDLDLKHAQVAAFGMTRRKGIGPEDDVGLKALRDSLAPVVTIVGKTWDLHVTEILRVDLEENLAMIRDSVGFLAAEGRRVVYDAEHFFDGTEANRDYALSTLKAAEEAGAEIAVLCDTNGGSLPERIAEFVEIARKELSIPVGIHCHNDSDVAIANSLAAVDHGAIQVQGTINGIGERCGNADLISVAANLSLKKGHDVLHDGGERRLTELSRYVYELANMNFRNGQPFVGASAFAHKGGMHVHAVNRLASSYEHIEPEAVGNERRVLVSELSGRSNIVAKTTKYQLDHDGDLMKRIMEKVQELEYIGYQFEAAEASFDLLVKKLAGNYEPKFQRIHYRVNVETGHRPAMPDQPLDEALTEATIKLSVNERIEHVVAEGDGPVNALDNALRKALLPSYPNLAEMKLVDYKVRVINSAGGTAASVRVVIESRDADEVWSTVGVSENVIEASWLALFDSVEYKLLKDEGQVGENGTTDSTQQPESLAEQMMP is encoded by the coding sequence ATGGCTCGCATTCAACTTTACGATACGACCCTCCGCGATGGCAGCCAGGGCGAAGGCGTGAACTTCTCGTTGCAGGACAAACTGCAAATTACCCTGAAGTTGGATGAGTTGGGCTTCGATTTCATCGAAGGCGGCTATCCGCTTTCGAATCAAAAAGACGCCGAATATTTCCAGCAGGTCCGTGATCTCGATTTGAAGCATGCCCAGGTCGCGGCGTTCGGAATGACCCGCCGTAAGGGGATTGGTCCGGAAGATGATGTCGGTTTGAAAGCCCTCCGGGATTCCCTCGCTCCTGTGGTGACCATCGTCGGCAAGACGTGGGACTTACACGTGACCGAAATTTTGCGAGTCGATTTGGAAGAGAATCTCGCCATGATTCGCGATTCGGTCGGGTTTCTCGCGGCGGAAGGGCGACGAGTTGTCTACGACGCGGAACACTTCTTCGACGGCACCGAAGCCAACCGCGACTACGCACTCTCTACATTGAAAGCCGCTGAGGAAGCGGGCGCGGAGATCGCCGTTCTTTGCGACACCAACGGCGGCAGTCTGCCGGAGCGGATCGCCGAATTCGTCGAAATCGCACGGAAAGAACTCTCGATTCCCGTCGGCATTCACTGTCATAACGATTCCGATGTGGCCATCGCCAACTCTCTGGCGGCAGTCGATCATGGTGCGATTCAAGTGCAGGGCACGATCAACGGGATCGGCGAACGCTGCGGGAACGCCGACCTCATCAGCGTGGCTGCCAATTTGTCTCTCAAGAAGGGGCACGATGTCTTGCACGATGGCGGCGAACGACGCCTCACCGAGTTGTCGCGGTATGTGTACGAACTGGCGAACATGAATTTTCGCAACGGTCAGCCGTTCGTTGGAGCGAGTGCATTCGCTCACAAAGGCGGCATGCACGTGCACGCGGTGAATCGGTTGGCATCGAGCTACGAGCACATCGAGCCCGAAGCTGTCGGCAACGAACGGCGGGTGCTGGTCAGTGAACTTTCCGGGCGGTCCAACATCGTTGCAAAAACGACCAAGTATCAACTCGATCATGACGGCGACTTGATGAAACGCATCATGGAGAAGGTTCAAGAACTCGAATACATCGGTTATCAATTCGAAGCCGCGGAAGCCTCGTTCGATTTGCTCGTCAAAAAGTTGGCCGGTAATTACGAGCCGAAATTCCAACGCATTCACTACCGGGTGAATGTGGAAACAGGGCACCGTCCCGCGATGCCCGATCAACCGCTCGACGAAGCTCTGACCGAAGCCACGATCAAACTCAGCGTCAACGAGCGAATCGAACACGTCGTGGCCGAAGGCGATGGCCCCGTGAACGCCCTCGACAACGCATTGCGAAAAGCTCTACTGCCGAGCTATCCGAACCTCGCGGAAATGAAGCTGGTCGACTATAAAGTGCGGGTCATCAACTCCGCCGGTGGGACCGCGGCGAGCGTGCGGGTCGTGATCGAAAGTCGCGACGCTGACGAAGTTTGGAGTACGGTCGGCGTGAGTGAAAACGTGATCGAAGCCAGTTGGCTCGCGTTGTTCGATAGCGTGGAGTACAAACTGCTCAAAGATGAAGGCCAAGTCGGTGAAAACGGAACGACCGATTCCACCCAACAACCCGAGTCATTGGCCGAGCAAATGATGCCCTGA
- a CDS encoding MoaD/ThiS family protein encodes MPRIFIPPMLRSLTENRDRFETNAVTVREAIADLESQFPGIESRLCVDDNLRPDIAVAIDGRVSPRGLRQKLTTDCEVHFLPAIGGG; translated from the coding sequence ATGCCCCGCATTTTCATTCCGCCAATGCTGCGATCGCTGACCGAGAACCGTGATCGTTTCGAGACGAACGCCGTCACCGTTCGGGAAGCAATTGCCGATCTCGAAAGCCAGTTCCCTGGCATTGAAAGCCGGTTGTGCGTCGATGACAACTTACGACCGGACATCGCCGTGGCAATCGACGGTCGAGTCAGCCCACGCGGGCTCCGACAAAAACTCACCACCGATTGCGAAGTCCATTTTCTCCCAGCAATCGGCGGCGGATGA
- a CDS encoding xanthine dehydrogenase family protein molybdopterin-binding subunit produces MSTVEQPQTTNGKYKVIGTRPIRHDGVDKVTGRAQYGADLRLQGTLRGAILRSPHAHARIRSIDTSAAAKLPGVHAVMTSADLPTIEHKVEDLGEGMFDMQDLSKNVLATDKVLYRGHAVAAVAADDVHIALEAIKLIQVDYEPLPPVLDVREACQDGAPILHEELRMSGFADANEPEDRPTNIAKKFLHEKGDLEAGFAEADIVVEREFTTSTVHQGYIEPHTATAMWNSDGNLTVWTSTQGSFTVRAQLAGLLEIPLAKIKVVPMEIGGGFGGKISVYLQPVAAVLSRMTGRPVQFTMDRTEVLEATGPTPGSWMKVKLGATRDGQLTAGEAEIYFEAGAFPGSPVGAGAMCVFACYDLPHGRVTGYDVCVNKPATKAYRAPGSTQVAFATESVVDEICRELNLDPLEFRIKNAAKESTRRIDGPVYSRIGMQESVEAAQESDHWKSSLDRGESSSEIRRGRGVASGFWFNAGLKSAVSASVNSDGSVSLVEGSTDIGGSRASIAMQLAETIGLQAEDIRPAVVDTDSIGYTDVTGGSRVTYATGWAAYEAGLDIRRQFTERAAIIWDCPTDEVQYDDGTWRGPDNQSLSFQEIAAQINSTGGPVIGHGTSDHDEPGGAFATHVVDVEVDIETGKVQIIRYTATQDVGTAIHPSYVEGQMQGGAVQGIGWALNEEYWYDATGVMRNNSLLDYRMPTCYDLPMIETIIVEVPNPGHPYGVRGVGEVPIAPPPAAIANAIQDAIGVRMRHLPMSPPHVLHEILKSSV; encoded by the coding sequence ATGTCGACAGTCGAACAACCGCAGACCACGAATGGAAAATACAAGGTCATCGGGACGCGACCGATTCGGCACGATGGTGTCGATAAAGTCACCGGCCGCGCCCAATACGGAGCCGACTTGCGTTTGCAAGGTACTCTCCGGGGGGCCATTCTCCGCAGTCCACACGCCCATGCGCGGATTCGTTCCATCGACACATCCGCCGCCGCGAAACTGCCGGGTGTGCACGCCGTCATGACCTCCGCGGATCTTCCGACGATCGAACACAAAGTCGAAGATCTCGGCGAAGGCATGTTCGATATGCAAGACCTCTCGAAGAACGTCTTGGCGACCGACAAAGTCTTGTACCGGGGTCATGCCGTCGCTGCGGTTGCGGCCGACGACGTTCATATCGCCTTGGAAGCCATCAAGCTGATTCAAGTCGATTACGAACCGCTTCCGCCCGTGCTCGATGTCCGTGAAGCGTGCCAAGACGGTGCCCCCATCTTGCACGAAGAACTACGGATGAGCGGTTTCGCCGACGCCAACGAACCGGAAGACCGCCCCACCAACATCGCCAAGAAATTCTTGCACGAAAAAGGCGACTTGGAAGCCGGTTTCGCGGAAGCTGATATCGTCGTCGAACGCGAATTCACAACGTCCACGGTCCATCAAGGCTATATCGAACCACATACCGCAACGGCCATGTGGAATTCCGATGGCAATCTGACGGTTTGGACGAGCACGCAAGGTTCGTTCACCGTTCGAGCCCAACTGGCGGGCTTGCTGGAGATTCCGCTCGCGAAAATCAAAGTTGTGCCGATGGAGATCGGCGGCGGGTTCGGTGGGAAGATCTCTGTGTATCTTCAACCGGTGGCGGCGGTGCTGTCCCGAATGACCGGGCGTCCCGTGCAATTCACCATGGACCGCACGGAAGTTCTCGAGGCAACCGGACCGACCCCCGGTTCCTGGATGAAAGTCAAACTTGGTGCCACGCGGGATGGCCAACTGACCGCCGGCGAAGCGGAAATCTATTTCGAAGCCGGTGCGTTTCCTGGTTCTCCCGTTGGTGCGGGGGCAATGTGTGTGTTTGCCTGCTACGACTTACCACACGGCCGCGTCACAGGTTACGACGTGTGCGTGAACAAACCGGCCACGAAAGCGTACCGAGCCCCCGGTTCGACACAGGTGGCCTTCGCGACCGAGAGCGTCGTCGATGAAATTTGTCGAGAACTCAATCTCGATCCTCTCGAATTCCGCATCAAAAATGCTGCCAAGGAAAGTACACGACGGATCGACGGACCGGTTTACTCCCGCATCGGTATGCAGGAAAGCGTAGAAGCGGCTCAAGAAAGTGACCATTGGAAGTCGTCACTCGATCGAGGCGAGTCTTCATCGGAAATCCGGCGTGGTCGCGGAGTTGCTTCGGGATTCTGGTTCAATGCCGGACTGAAGTCGGCTGTGTCCGCTAGCGTGAATTCCGATGGTTCGGTTTCGCTGGTGGAAGGTTCCACCGACATCGGTGGTTCCCGAGCGAGCATTGCGATGCAACTTGCTGAGACAATCGGTCTGCAAGCCGAAGACATTCGCCCCGCCGTCGTCGACACCGACTCGATCGGCTATACCGACGTCACCGGCGGCAGTCGTGTGACATACGCCACCGGTTGGGCCGCTTACGAAGCTGGACTGGATATTCGGCGTCAGTTCACCGAACGAGCCGCCATCATTTGGGATTGTCCGACCGACGAAGTCCAATACGATGACGGCACATGGCGGGGTCCGGATAATCAATCACTGTCCTTCCAGGAAATTGCCGCTCAGATCAATTCAACCGGCGGACCGGTCATCGGGCATGGCACGTCCGATCATGATGAACCCGGCGGAGCGTTCGCGACGCATGTGGTGGATGTGGAAGTCGATATCGAAACCGGCAAGGTGCAAATTATTCGCTACACCGCCACGCAGGATGTCGGTACGGCGATTCACCCAAGCTATGTCGAAGGGCAAATGCAAGGTGGGGCCGTGCAGGGCATTGGCTGGGCACTCAACGAGGAATATTGGTACGACGCCACCGGCGTGATGCGGAACAATAGTTTGCTCGACTACCGAATGCCAACATGCTATGACCTACCGATGATTGAAACGATCATCGTCGAAGTGCCGAACCCCGGTCATCCGTATGGCGTCCGAGGTGTGGGTGAAGTTCCGATTGCTCCGCCACCAGCCGCAATCGCCAACGCCATTCAAGATGCGATTGGCGTCCGAATGCGCCATCTTCCGATGTCGCCACCGCATGTATTGCACGAGATTTTAAAGTCATCGGTGTAG
- a CDS encoding valine--tRNA ligase, whose translation MNTEIPKQYDPHAAREHWYPVWESRGYFNAEPNPAKPPHTIMIPLPNVTGALHMGHALNGTLQDLITRWRRMQGYEALWMPGTDHAGIATQAVVERRMLEEEGITRHDIGREALVNRIWRWKDAYEGRIIGQLKSIGASCDWRRVRFTLDEVCSQAVRRTFFKFFKDGLIYRGKRLVNWDTYLQTAVADDEVFDEDVQGHFWTFTYPVVDTDGNETGEKISFSTTRPETMLGDTAVCVHPSDKRYEKLVGQQVRLPLSDRLIPIVADALLANPEMGTGAVKVTPAHDPNDYACYQRKLGQPDEIDLINILNPDGTLNENGGRFTGKTMPEAREGVIEAMEELGHFTEVEDRVIPLKHSDRSKTPIEPYLSDQWFVRMDDLAQNAMDAVTDGRVKFHPRRYQKTYLDWLGEKRDWCISRQLWWGHRIPVWSKSVEGDGAEEAKAIKPEWSEFTASVVADGIEPGTKVLLVCVDGGHEDIEKELDAAGFAQDEDVLDTWFSSALWPHATLGWPDEKHNPPLVDTDQPATDNSQSAKNEVLDYFYPGNVLVTSRDIITLWVARMVLTGLYNMGDIPFGDVCIHPKILDGFGQTMSKSKGNGVDPVDLINKYGTDAVRFTIASLAGETQDVRLPVGYECPHCGETIDQKQLKTPEAVHSVPETLIGDFPPKQDGEPPRMRCTSCKEESQFSHPYLDPIADEPLARVVSERFEYGQKFCNKLWNACRFALLNLEGYTPGAVADEDLQLEDRWILSRLSTTSEELTTYLGRYQFDVATRTLRDFTWNEFCDWYLEMIKPRLRDESRRPVAQRVLVSVLDSLLRMLQPFTPFVTEELWQRLQEIAPGRGLPTPEPAAESVVIASWPELPKEWQDKSLEGRFERLQDTIVSVRNVRAVYGIPPNKPIELYVRCEADVADDLQGVASQFDNLAKAVLSAAGAEVTRPPASANFTIEDADGFIPLEGLIDRQAELKRQEKEAEKLRKFIAGSEKKLANEGFLNNAPEHVVAGIRETLAGHQSQLQSVEEILQALRDD comes from the coding sequence ATGAATACGGAAATTCCGAAGCAATACGATCCGCACGCCGCCCGCGAGCATTGGTATCCGGTGTGGGAAAGTCGCGGTTATTTCAACGCGGAACCCAACCCCGCGAAGCCGCCACATACCATCATGATTCCGCTGCCCAACGTGACCGGAGCGTTGCATATGGGGCACGCGCTCAACGGGACGTTGCAGGATTTGATCACCCGGTGGCGACGCATGCAGGGATACGAAGCCCTGTGGATGCCGGGCACCGACCACGCGGGGATTGCCACGCAGGCGGTGGTCGAACGTCGAATGCTCGAAGAGGAAGGAATCACGCGACACGACATCGGCCGCGAGGCGCTCGTCAATCGCATTTGGCGATGGAAAGACGCCTACGAAGGTCGCATCATCGGGCAGTTGAAATCGATCGGGGCCAGTTGCGATTGGCGACGCGTGCGGTTCACGCTCGATGAAGTGTGCTCCCAAGCGGTCCGCCGGACGTTCTTCAAGTTTTTCAAAGACGGTCTCATCTATCGAGGCAAACGTCTCGTCAATTGGGACACCTACCTGCAAACCGCGGTCGCCGATGACGAAGTCTTCGATGAAGACGTGCAAGGACACTTCTGGACATTCACGTATCCGGTCGTCGATACAGACGGCAACGAAACCGGTGAGAAAATCTCGTTTTCCACGACCCGCCCGGAAACCATGCTCGGCGATACCGCGGTATGTGTGCATCCAAGTGACAAGCGATACGAAAAACTCGTCGGCCAACAAGTGCGATTGCCACTCAGCGATCGCTTGATTCCGATCGTCGCCGACGCTTTGCTGGCCAATCCCGAAATGGGAACCGGGGCTGTGAAAGTCACACCGGCTCACGATCCGAACGACTATGCTTGCTATCAGCGGAAGCTCGGTCAGCCCGACGAAATCGACTTGATCAACATCCTCAATCCCGATGGCACACTGAACGAGAATGGTGGTCGGTTTACCGGCAAAACCATGCCCGAAGCCCGTGAAGGTGTGATCGAGGCCATGGAAGAACTGGGGCACTTCACAGAAGTGGAGGACCGGGTGATTCCGCTCAAACACAGCGACCGCTCAAAAACGCCGATCGAGCCTTATCTTTCGGACCAATGGTTCGTGAGGATGGACGACCTCGCACAGAACGCGATGGATGCCGTCACCGATGGCCGCGTGAAATTCCATCCACGACGGTATCAGAAAACGTACCTCGATTGGCTCGGCGAAAAACGTGACTGGTGCATCAGCCGCCAACTCTGGTGGGGCCATCGGATTCCAGTGTGGTCGAAAAGTGTGGAAGGCGATGGCGCGGAAGAAGCAAAAGCCATCAAGCCGGAATGGAGCGAGTTCACCGCCAGCGTTGTTGCGGACGGCATCGAGCCAGGAACGAAAGTGCTCCTTGTCTGTGTAGATGGCGGGCATGAGGACATCGAAAAAGAACTCGACGCCGCTGGTTTTGCGCAGGACGAAGACGTTCTCGACACGTGGTTCAGTTCTGCTCTTTGGCCGCATGCTACGCTCGGTTGGCCGGACGAAAAACACAATCCGCCGCTCGTGGATACCGATCAGCCCGCCACGGACAATTCGCAATCCGCCAAGAACGAAGTTCTCGACTATTTCTACCCCGGCAATGTGCTCGTCACGAGTCGCGATATCATCACGCTTTGGGTCGCGCGGATGGTGCTGACGGGGTTGTACAACATGGGCGACATTCCATTTGGCGATGTGTGCATCCATCCGAAAATTCTCGACGGCTTCGGGCAGACGATGTCCAAGTCGAAGGGGAACGGGGTTGATCCGGTCGACCTGATCAACAAATATGGGACCGACGCGGTGCGGTTCACCATTGCCTCGCTTGCCGGCGAAACGCAAGACGTGCGGTTGCCGGTCGGGTATGAGTGCCCACACTGCGGCGAAACGATCGACCAGAAACAACTGAAGACTCCCGAAGCGGTCCACTCGGTGCCGGAAACGTTGATCGGTGACTTCCCACCGAAGCAAGACGGCGAACCGCCACGCATGCGTTGTACGAGTTGTAAGGAGGAGAGTCAGTTCTCGCATCCGTATCTTGACCCGATTGCCGACGAACCGTTGGCTCGCGTTGTGAGCGAACGATTCGAGTACGGCCAGAAATTCTGCAATAAGTTGTGGAATGCCTGCCGGTTTGCACTGCTCAACTTGGAAGGCTACACGCCCGGGGCGGTTGCCGATGAAGACTTACAACTCGAAGACCGTTGGATTCTCAGCCGACTGTCAACGACTAGCGAGGAACTGACGACGTACTTGGGACGGTATCAATTCGATGTCGCCACACGCACGCTCCGCGATTTTACGTGGAACGAGTTCTGCGATTGGTACCTGGAGATGATCAAACCACGGTTGCGGGACGAATCTCGACGTCCGGTGGCCCAGCGTGTTTTGGTAAGTGTGCTGGATTCGCTTCTGCGAATGCTGCAACCGTTCACGCCATTCGTCACCGAGGAACTTTGGCAACGACTCCAAGAAATCGCGCCCGGACGAGGTCTCCCTACACCCGAACCGGCCGCCGAGAGTGTCGTCATCGCGTCTTGGCCGGAATTGCCGAAAGAGTGGCAAGACAAGTCCCTGGAAGGCCGATTTGAACGGCTGCAAGACACCATCGTTTCCGTGCGGAACGTGCGAGCGGTTTACGGCATCCCACCGAACAAACCGATCGAACTCTACGTGCGCTGTGAAGCTGATGTTGCGGATGACCTGCAAGGTGTCGCGAGCCAATTCGACAACCTTGCGAAAGCCGTTCTCAGCGCGGCCGGGGCGGAAGTCACGCGGCCACCGGCGTCGGCGAACTTCACCATCGAAGACGCAGACGGCTTCATTCCCCTCGAAGGTTTGATCGACCGCCAAGCGGAGCTAAAACGGCAAGAGAAAGAAGCCGAGAAACTTCGCAAGTTCATCGCGGGAAGTGAGAAGAAACTCGCCAACGAGGGCTTCCTCAACAACGCTCCCGAACACGTCGTTGCCGGCATTCGAGAAACACTCGCAGGGCACCAAAGCCAACTTCAGAGTGTCGAAGAAATCCTGCAAGCACTACGGGACGACTAA
- a CDS encoding DUF1559 domain-containing protein, with the protein MQNAVRRRGFTLIELLVVIAIIAILIALLLPAVQQAREAARRTECKNKLKQLGIALHNYHDVNSAFPPGAVSVSNGLSWLVSVLPFMEQDNLFEQFDFSIAHNSGVNNPFRQQRMAAYLCPSGSEERADDNNNDYTTHYYGILGPTGQNPVTMVDYRDSDGTHGGFSHEGLFQYGTTSVKKFRDVTDGTSNTAVVGEISWGDRNGNPTRYRPWTRGGSSGSNGYMAPAKNFAQQINGDDTSLFNDMNFGSNHPGGAQFLYGDGTVAFISENVDYGVYLSTASIAGGETEVAH; encoded by the coding sequence TACGCTCATCGAACTTCTGGTTGTGATTGCGATCATTGCAATCCTGATTGCACTTCTTCTTCCAGCCGTTCAACAAGCTCGTGAAGCGGCCCGTCGAACCGAATGTAAGAACAAGTTGAAGCAACTTGGAATCGCGTTGCACAACTATCACGACGTGAACTCTGCGTTTCCACCAGGTGCGGTCAGCGTGAGCAATGGCCTGAGTTGGCTCGTCTCTGTTCTACCATTCATGGAACAAGACAACTTGTTCGAACAGTTTGATTTTAGCATCGCACACAATTCCGGGGTTAACAATCCATTCCGTCAACAACGGATGGCAGCTTACCTCTGTCCGAGTGGCTCTGAAGAACGTGCCGACGACAACAACAACGATTACACCACGCACTATTACGGGATCTTAGGACCGACCGGGCAAAACCCGGTAACCATGGTCGATTACCGCGACAGTGACGGTACACACGGTGGCTTCTCGCACGAAGGATTGTTCCAGTATGGGACGACTAGCGTGAAGAAGTTCCGTGACGTTACCGACGGAACCTCAAACACCGCAGTGGTTGGGGAAATCTCTTGGGGAGACCGAAACGGCAATCCCACCCGGTATCGTCCTTGGACACGCGGTGGTTCATCAGGCAGCAACGGCTACATGGCTCCCGCGAAGAACTTCGCTCAGCAGATCAACGGCGACGATACTTCGCTATTCAACGACATGAACTTCGGTAGTAACCACCCTGGAGGTGCTCAGTTCCTCTATGGTGACGGCACCGTGGCTTTCATCTCTGAGAATGTGGACTACGGCGTCTATCTTTCGACAGCTAGTATCGCCGGTGGAGAGACGGAAGTCGCCCACTGA